Proteins found in one Neurospora crassa OR74A linkage group II, whole genome shotgun sequence genomic segment:
- a CDS encoding deoxyribonuclease tatD yields the protein MSMRLSVSRPSLHILARPPILSSRNCNITAPLTTMASNSTLAGNGYKPRYIDIGINLADPIFRGHYHGKPRHPDDLAGVVQRAIDVGCTKLIVTGSSFKSSRDALKIAQQFPHHVYTTAGIHPCSSSIFSTSHHMHHDESGSESEQSPAAPETETAADSASTPIPICADPDPDAPQPEDPSLIDHVRTPQLIASLSDLIDSNRSPKGGLIAFGEFGLDYDRLHYCSRTIQLHSFRAQLSLAASLTPQLPLFLHSRAAHRDFVDCLKEAFGPNLERLEKGGVVHSFTGTLEEMQELMDLGLFIGVNGCSFKTDENCAVVKQIRLDRIMLETDGPWCEVRGGHEGWKYLVKYHAREREVREKAEEEARKKKEEEEEAAKALADVSINGNGTEVEVGNGGTPDISGTSTPNNPSGQQQQQPGQKRERRKKQPQPPPQPKKNKNAKKESDVPERFKVVKKEKWEEGAMVKGRNEPCTIERIAIIVAEIKGISVEEVCEAAWRNTVKVFGLEE from the exons ATGTCGATGAGATTGAGTGTCTCACGACCAAGTCTGCACATCCTCGCAAGACCACCAATCTTGAGCAGCCGTAACTGCAACATCACAGCACCATTGACAACCATGGCGTCCAACTCTACCCTTGCGGGCAATGGTTATAAGCCCAGATATATCGAT ATCGGAATCAACCTCGCCGACCCCATCTTCCGCGGCCACTACCACGGCAAGCCGCGCCACCCCGATGACCTCGCCGGCGTCGTCCAGCGCGCCATCGACGTAGGCTGTACCAAGCTCATCGTCACCGGCTCCAGCTTCAAGTCCTCGCGCGACGCCCTCAAGATCGCCCAACAGTTCCCTCACCACGTCTACACAACAGCCGGCATCCACCCCTGTTCGTCCTCCATCTTTTCCACCTCGCACCACATGCACCATGACGAATCCGGCTCCGAGTCTGAACAATCTCCTGCTGCCCCAGAAACAGAAACAGCAGCCGACTCGGCCTCCACCCCGATCCCCATCTGCGCCGACCCCGACCCTGACGCCCCACAACCCGAAGACCCTTCTCTAATCGACCACGTCCGCACCCCACAACTCATCGCCTCCCTCTCGGACCTCATCGACTCCAACCGTTCTCCAAAGGGGGGACTCATTGCCTTTGGCGAGTTCGGCCTCGACTACGACCGCCTCCACTACTGCTCGCGCACCATCCAACTACATTCCTTCCGGGCCCAACTTTCTCTCGCCGCCTCTCTCACCCCGCAACTACCCCTTTTCCTACACTCGCGCGCCGCCCACCGGGACTTTGTCGACTGTCTCAAGGAAGCCTTTGGTCCGAACCTCGAGCGACTAGAAAAGGGCGGGGTGGTGCATTCCTTCACTGGCACGCTGGAAGAGATGCAAGAGCTTATGGATTTGGGACTCTTTATTGGTGTGAACGGGTGTAGTTTCAAGACGGATGAAAACTGTGCGGTTGTCAAGCAGATTAGGTTGGACAGAATCATGTTGGAGACGGATGGGCCGTGGTGTGAGGTCCGGGGCGGACATGAGGGGTGGAAGTACTTGGTGAAGTATCAtgcgagggagagggaggttaGGGAGAAGGCTGAAGAAGAGgcgaggaaaaagaaggaggaagaagaggaagcagcAAAGGCCCTCGCAGACGTTTCTATCAATGGTAATGGGactgaagtggaagtcggGAACGGCGGTACCCCGGACATCAGCGGGACCTCCACACCCAACAACCCCAGtggccaacaacaacaacagccggGTCAAAAACGCGAACGGCGCAAGAAGCAACCCCAGCCGCCTCCACAgccaaagaagaacaagaacgcAAAGAAAGAATCGGACGTGCCTGAGCGGTTCAAGgtcgtcaagaaggagaaatgGGAAGAAGGGGCTATGGTCAAGGGTCGCAATGAGCCGTGCACGATTGAGCGGATTGCGATTATTGTGGCGGAGATCAAGGGCATctcggtggaggaggtatgCGAGGCTGCTTGGAGGAATACTGTCAAGGTGTTCGGGTTGGAGGAGTGA
- a CDS encoding CHL4 family chromosome segregation protein — translation MAPISIPTTARLPSSLRVDPSNPAVFKILNRLSRASLLTLALDWLDERNLALAAPYLRPPSSSEYDDDEDDDEDEYADDFHPPARSLEALQELYTTLQSRKGSKREVIDRIMEGDWRHGLTLYQLAMADIQYLYDHPTSQKWAAYRIMPLKPLSTNEEEEDQQPEVDKESLVIPRFHPSTFLKNLQAQVPPDVKAHYNFDRHRTLPLSILRIFILDSPYNTSLGLQSGSSKTSRKAATTTFDTSRTVYIAFPDASPYIYISKPQLLSGSAPAAGPSSAATKTTGINTTAGEAKSLQHLLLVGIPAALSRPRQRFCLKPTSLATRNLNELLDRRGGANTRQGAAGGGWSIYADEMRDKGKGKRGNRETPLDTVLPSPPLSEEEEGEGDKEEHNSAAGRKKKRLDPPSLSAGAKREEREQKRRKLVAKARFAETARVGDGKGVERVDIILEDEFPSSSTHSSSSSSSSSSSSSSSSSRERDRERERDRDRDREKERGRENERDRERDKERDKDTPGDRRSGSSSSNGTAAEAAGKEREEWRPNVKLTFHGSHVFAGIRQLVEAGIVDGERMPGWLTGEEGVTVGKVREGRIRGNKGSGL, via the coding sequence ATGGCGCCCATTTCCATCCCCACCACCGCGCGACTGCCGTCCTCCTTACGCGTTGACCCCTCCAACCCAGCCGTCTTCAAGATCCTCAATCGGCTGTCGCGCGCTTCACTCCTCACCCTCGCACTCGACTGGCTCGACGAGCGCAATCTCGCCCTAGCGGCTCCCTACCTCCgcccaccctcctcctccgagtacgacgacgacgaagacgatgacgaagatgaaTATGCTGACGACTTCCACCCACCCGCGCGCTCGCTCGAAGCATTGCAGGAGCTCTACACAACTTTACAATCGCGCAAGGGATCTAAGCGGGAGGTGATTGACAGGATTATGGAGGGGGATTGGCGCCATGGTCTGACGCTGTATCAGCTTGCTATGGCAGATATTCAGTACCTTTATGATCACCCCACGTCACAGAAGTGGGCAGCATATCGCATTATGCCCTTGAAACCATTATCCAcgaacgaagaagaggaggaccaACAGCCGGAAGTCGACAAAGAATCGCTCGTTATCCCGCGGTTTCACCCTTCTACGTTTCTCAAGAACCTCCAAGCCCAGGTACCGCCGGACGTCAAGGCGCATTACAACTTTGACCGCCACCGGACTTTACCTCTGTCGATCCTGCGCATTTTCATCCTCGACTCCCCTTACAACACCAGCCTCGGTCTCCAGTCCGGCTCCTCCAAAACCAGCCGTaaagcagcaacaaccacctTTGACACCTCCCGCACCGTCTACATTGCCTTTCCCGACGCCTCTCCCTACATCTACATCTCCAAACCCCAACTCCTCTCCGGCTCCGCCCCTGCCGCCGGCCCTTCCTCGGCAGCCACAAAGACGACAGGGATCAACACCACAGCCGGCGAAGCCAAATCCCTCCAGCACTTGCTGCTAGTTGGCATCCCCGCCGCTTTGTCCCGTCCCCGCCAACGCTTCTGCTTGAAGCCAACCAGCTTAGCGACGCGCAACCTCAACGAGCTTCTGGACCGCCGCGGCGGCGCAAATACCAGGCAAGGAGCAGCGGGCGGGGGTTGGAGTATCTACGCTGATGAGATGCGCgacaagggaaaggggaaaagaggcAACAGGGAGACGCCGCTTGATACGGTGCTTCCTTCGCCTCCGCTttctgaagaggaggagggggagggtgaCAAGGAGGAACATAATTCAGCTGctgggagaaagaagaagaggttggACCCGCCGTCGTTGTCGGCTGGCGCAAagagggaagagagagaacagaaaaggagaaagcTAGTGGCGAAAGCGAGGTTCGCCGAGACTGCACGCGTGGGAGACGGGAAAGGTGTGGAGAGGGTGGATATCATTCTCGAAGACgagtttccttcttcttccacccattcttcttcctcttcttcatcatcatcatcttcttcttcctcttcgtcgtcccGAGAAAGAgacagagaaagagaaagagacagggacagggacagagaaaaagaaagaggaagagaaaacgaACGAGACAGAGAAAGAGACAAAGAACGAGACAAAGATACCCCCGGTGATAGGAGGTCTGGGTCCAGTAGCTCTAATGgcacagcagcagaagcggccgggaaagaaagagaggaatGGCGACCAAACGTCAAACTAACCTTCCACGGCTCGCACGTTTTTGCGGGCATCAGACAGCTGGTTGAGGCGGGAATTGTGGATGGAGAGAGAATGCCGGGGTGGTTGACTGGGGAAGAGGGCGTTACTGTTGGAAAGGTTAGGGAGGGGAGGATTAGGGGGAATAAGGGGAGTGGACTTTGA
- the cys-3 gene encoding regulatory protein Cys-3, protein MAGSRINFTNYLRNLNVQEPQVEEYVAPNDEELALFTNTNFFDYETGQNTDYQAPPVKPDAVVAPTPVETAATSPEVPTDAFMTEFLSGLDQGLEFAAPAADFNFGDFTTTYTSPTIPAYPDTLGQLQPIQPNPQAAYPPVSQHHASHHVQHPHQPGYVLSNPPQLSGNKRKASDAMSVPPTPGARVMSFEEASRLAAEEDKRKRNTAASARFRIKKKQREQALEKSAKEMSEKVTQLEGRIQALETENKWLKGLVTEKHGSKEDILKLLREFSAHAAKVSKDAAAAAADKAEAAADKADAERAREESSFCVSTSSPSSDESVDTDNKKRRKD, encoded by the exons ATGGCCGGCAGTCGCATCAACTTCACCAACTATCTGCGCAACCTGAATGTGCAGGAGCCGCAGGTCGAGGAGTATGTGGCTCCCAATGACGAGGAGCTTGCGCTATTTACCAACACCAACTTCTTTGACTACGAGACGGGCCAGAACACCGACTACCAGGCGCCGCCTGTCAAGCCCGATGCTGTCGTCGCTCCTACTCCCGTCGAGACTGCGGCGACATCGCCCGAGGTGCCGACCGATGCCTTCATGACCGAATTCCTGTCGGGCCTCGACCAGGGCTTGGAATTTGCTGCTCCTGCAG CCGACTTCAACTTTGGcgacttcaccaccacctacaCCTCGCCCACCATCCCGGCCTACCCAGACACTCTAGGCCAGCTCCAGCCCATTCAGCCCAACCCACAAGCCGCCTACCCTCCGGTCTCGCAGCACCATGCGTCTCATCACGTTCAGCATCCCCACCAGCCCGGCTATGTCCTTTCCAACCCTCCCCAGCTAAGCGGCAACAAGCGCAAGGCTAGCGATGCCATGTCTGTCCCCCCCACTCCCGGCGCTCGCGTCATGAGCTTCGAGGAGGCCTCTCGCCTTGCCGCCGAGGAAGACAAGCGAAAGCGCAACACCGCAGCTAGCGCCCGGTTCCGcatcaagaagaagcagcgcgAGCAGGCGCTCGAAAAGTCGGCCAAGGAGATGAGCGAGAAGGTCACCCAACTTGAGGGACGCATCCAGGCTCTCGAGACGGAGAACAAGTGGCTCAAGGGCCTCGTCACGGAGAAGCACGGCAGCAAGGAGGACATTCTCAAGCTTCTCCGCGAGTTCTCAGCCCACGCTGCCAAGGTTTCCAAGGATGCTGCTGCGGCCGCGGCTGACAAGGCTGAGGCTGCCGCTGACAAGGCTGATGCTGAACGCGCCAGGGAAGAGAGCTCCTTCTGTGTCTCCACCTCTTCTCCCAGTTCCGATGAATCCGTCGACACGGACaacaaaaagaggaggaaggactAA